In Immundisolibacter sp., a genomic segment contains:
- a CDS encoding efflux RND transporter permease subunit, producing MSRYNLAEWGLRRPALTAYLIGLILVGGAVAFFGLGQTDMPDWTLRAMPIRVFWPGASAEQIEQQVVDKIERKLQDTPYLKSLVSTSKPGEAWIWVNLENSLTDPKTKVPDIWYQVRKKVGDIRDTLPPGVQGPYFNDEFGDVYPLVYGIWGDEFSYAELKDQADWLREELLRLPIVEKVVLIGAQPQRVYLNLSTARLGNLRVSPLALTEAIAGHNAMQAAGQIENTSDRLRLRLGGQFGSVDDVRRVPVPAADGRLLTVGDLAEISAGYQDPAEQLMRVNGHPAVGLAISMAAGGNVVDLRRDVVTLMQRLEAGLTVGVHTTLVADEPQVVTHTLDKFLFKLAVAVGIVLLVSYATLGLRSGLVVATAFPLVLGATFMAMQVMGIDLQRISLGALIISLGLLVDDAIIIVEMMQVKMRQGLDRFHAASAAYTSTSLPMLTGTLVTIAGFMPIALAKSALREFMFGLYGVIAVALLVSWLVSVLFTPYLAYRMLPAQVAHHDEVYDTPFYRRLRGLVRACVNRPGWVAATVALLVGLAAVAGRQVEKQFFPLTDRPDLIVETWLPEGSSFAANETLAKDLDRLLAGEAGVVRWVSYIGSDTPRIFTDLWIELPTHNVIKTYVQTTDRPTRDRLREALRTRIAGELPQARARVNVFPFGMPAPSSIEYRITGPDRATLREFAAQVRAVMHDHPQTSGVHYSWRGPVSTVRLDLDQARLTALGLSAQRLGESLDMLLSGRPVTQLRDRDETIDVVLRLTEDERTRLGYLPNVPVPLADGSSLPLGQLAHLQPAVEEGVVSHYNRVPAIMVYADLPWYVQPLDVDAQLRDRLDAIRQRLPLGYHLEIGGIGELSAEVDEAIGAVMPIIAVAIVTLLMLQLQHLGLTLLVLASAPLGLIGVLVTLWVADLPLGLVAQLGVLALAGITMRNTVILVDQIRQDVAAGLSRHEAVIESTVRRFRPIVVTAAAAILALLPLLTDPFWGPMAYAMMGGLLVATVLTVLFVPTLYAACFRVQPSPAAPPPV from the coding sequence ATGTCCCGCTACAACCTGGCCGAATGGGGTCTGCGCCGCCCTGCCCTGACGGCCTACCTGATCGGCCTCATCCTGGTGGGGGGCGCGGTGGCATTTTTTGGCCTGGGCCAGACCGACATGCCGGACTGGACCCTGCGCGCCATGCCGATACGCGTGTTCTGGCCGGGCGCCAGTGCCGAGCAGATCGAGCAGCAGGTGGTCGACAAGATCGAGCGCAAGCTGCAGGACACGCCGTACCTGAAAAGCCTGGTCAGCACCTCCAAGCCCGGCGAGGCATGGATCTGGGTCAACCTCGAAAACAGCCTGACCGATCCGAAGACCAAGGTGCCGGACATCTGGTACCAGGTGCGCAAGAAGGTCGGCGACATCCGCGACACCCTGCCGCCGGGCGTGCAGGGGCCGTATTTCAACGACGAGTTCGGCGACGTCTACCCGCTGGTGTACGGCATCTGGGGCGACGAGTTCAGCTACGCGGAGCTGAAGGATCAGGCCGACTGGCTGCGCGAGGAGCTGCTGCGTCTGCCGATCGTCGAGAAAGTGGTCCTGATCGGCGCCCAGCCGCAGCGGGTGTACCTGAACCTGTCGACGGCGCGGCTGGGCAATCTGCGTGTGAGCCCGCTGGCGCTGACCGAGGCCATCGCCGGCCATAATGCCATGCAGGCGGCCGGCCAGATCGAGAACACCAGCGATCGCCTGCGCCTGCGCCTGGGCGGCCAGTTCGGCAGCGTGGACGACGTGCGCCGGGTGCCGGTGCCGGCGGCCGATGGCCGGCTGCTGACGGTGGGCGATCTGGCCGAAATCAGCGCCGGCTACCAGGACCCGGCAGAACAGCTGATGCGCGTGAACGGCCATCCGGCGGTGGGACTGGCCATCTCGATGGCTGCCGGCGGCAATGTGGTCGATCTGCGCCGCGACGTGGTGACGCTGATGCAGCGCCTGGAGGCCGGCTTGACGGTGGGCGTGCACACCACACTGGTCGCGGACGAGCCGCAGGTGGTCACGCACACGCTCGACAAGTTCCTGTTCAAGCTGGCGGTGGCCGTCGGCATCGTGCTGCTGGTCAGCTACGCCACGCTGGGCTTGCGGTCGGGCCTGGTGGTGGCCACCGCCTTTCCGCTGGTGCTGGGTGCCACCTTCATGGCCATGCAGGTGATGGGCATCGACCTGCAGCGCATCTCGCTGGGCGCGCTGATCATCTCGCTCGGCCTGCTGGTGGACGACGCCATCATCATTGTCGAGATGATGCAGGTGAAGATGCGCCAGGGCCTGGACCGCTTCCACGCTGCCAGCGCTGCCTACACCAGTACCTCACTGCCCATGCTGACCGGCACACTGGTCACGATCGCCGGCTTCATGCCGATCGCGCTGGCGAAATCGGCGCTGCGCGAGTTCATGTTCGGTCTCTACGGCGTGATTGCGGTGGCCTTGCTGGTGTCCTGGCTGGTGTCGGTGCTGTTCACGCCCTACCTCGCTTACCGCATGCTGCCGGCGCAGGTAGCGCACCACGACGAGGTGTACGACACGCCCTTCTACAGGCGCCTGCGCGGCCTGGTGCGCGCCTGCGTCAACCGCCCGGGGTGGGTGGCGGCAACGGTGGCGCTGCTCGTGGGCCTGGCCGCCGTGGCCGGAAGGCAGGTCGAGAAACAGTTCTTTCCACTCACCGACCGGCCGGACCTGATCGTCGAAACCTGGCTGCCGGAAGGCAGCTCCTTCGCCGCCAACGAGACGCTGGCCAAGGATCTGGACCGCCTGCTGGCCGGCGAGGCGGGCGTGGTGCGCTGGGTGAGCTACATCGGCTCCGACACGCCGCGCATCTTCACGGACCTGTGGATCGAGCTGCCCACCCACAACGTCATCAAGACTTACGTCCAGACCACCGACCGGCCGACGCGCGATCGCCTGCGCGAGGCGCTGCGCACACGCATCGCCGGCGAGCTCCCGCAGGCGCGGGCGCGGGTGAACGTGTTTCCGTTCGGCATGCCGGCGCCGTCGTCGATCGAATACCGCATCACCGGCCCGGACCGCGCCACGCTGCGCGAGTTCGCCGCGCAGGTCCGCGCCGTCATGCACGATCACCCGCAGACCAGCGGCGTCCATTACAGCTGGCGCGGGCCGGTCAGCACGGTGCGGCTGGATCTGGACCAGGCGCGCCTGACGGCACTCGGACTGTCCGCGCAGCGCCTGGGCGAGTCACTCGACATGCTGCTGTCGGGGCGGCCGGTGACGCAGCTGCGCGACCGCGACGAGACCATCGACGTGGTGCTGCGCCTGACTGAGGACGAGCGCACGCGCCTGGGCTACCTGCCGAATGTGCCGGTACCACTGGCCGACGGCTCCAGCCTGCCGCTTGGCCAGCTGGCTCACCTTCAGCCGGCGGTGGAGGAAGGCGTGGTCAGCCACTACAACCGCGTGCCAGCCATCATGGTATATGCCGACCTGCCCTGGTACGTGCAGCCACTGGACGTGGATGCCCAGCTGCGGGACCGGCTCGATGCCATACGCCAGCGCCTGCCGCTGGGGTATCACCTGGAGATCGGCGGCATCGGCGAGCTCAGCGCGGAGGTGGATGAGGCCATCGGCGCGGTGATGCCGATCATTGCCGTGGCCATCGTGACGCTGCTGATGCTGCAGTTGCAGCACCTGGGCCTGACGCTGCTGGTGCTGGCCTCGGCACCGCTGGGCCTGATCGGCGTGCTGGTCACGCTGTGGGTGGCGGACCTGCCGCTGGGCCTGGTGGCGCAGCTGGGGGTGTTGGCGCTGGCCGGCATCACCATGCGCAATACAGTGATCCTGGTCGACCAGATCCGCCAGGACGTGGCGGCCGGTTTGAGCCGCCACGAGGCGGTCATCGAATCGACCGTGCGCCGCTTCCGGCCCATCGTGGTGACCGCCGCCGCCGCCATCCTGGCGCTGCTTCCGCTGCTGACCGATCCTTTCTGGGGACCGATGGCCTATGCCATGATGGGCGGACTGTTGGTGGCCACGGTGCTGACCGTACTGTTCGTGCCGACGCTGTATGCGGCCTGCTTCAGGGTCCAACCCTCACCCGCTGCGCCGCCGCCCGTCTGA
- a CDS encoding NADPH:quinone oxidoreductase family protein, whose protein sequence is MNAWLVRDWCTPEQMQWTDLPLPEPGPGQVRVKVAAAALNFLDTLMIGGRYQERPPLPFTPGVELSGTVDAVGTDAALTVGDRVCGLVGYGAFAEYACVDAADLYRVPEAVDLVDAAALPVVYGTAHHALLERGRLRAGETLLVLAAAGGVGLATVQLGRALGLRVLAAAGGADKCALCLQHGAEQAFDYREPSWTEQLKAVTAGRGVDAVLDPVGGDYTAQALRLLAFGGRLLIVGFAAGAIPEIPANRLLLKDLSALGVIWGAWRRRNRPAAAQQMADLFDLWRQGAIAPLVSQRRPLRDAPQAIADLGARHTTGKVLLIPEDTK, encoded by the coding sequence ATGAACGCCTGGCTGGTCCGCGACTGGTGCACGCCCGAACAGATGCAGTGGACCGACCTGCCCCTGCCCGAGCCGGGCCCCGGGCAGGTGCGCGTCAAGGTCGCCGCCGCAGCGCTCAACTTTCTGGACACGCTGATGATCGGCGGGCGCTACCAGGAACGCCCGCCCCTGCCGTTCACGCCCGGCGTCGAACTGTCCGGCACCGTGGATGCCGTCGGCACGGATGCCGCGCTCACGGTCGGCGATCGCGTGTGCGGGCTGGTCGGCTATGGCGCCTTCGCCGAGTACGCCTGCGTCGATGCCGCAGACCTGTACCGGGTGCCGGAGGCCGTCGATCTGGTCGATGCCGCTGCGCTGCCCGTGGTCTACGGCACCGCTCACCATGCCCTGCTGGAACGCGGCCGACTGCGCGCCGGCGAGACCTTGCTGGTGCTGGCGGCGGCCGGCGGCGTCGGGCTGGCCACGGTGCAACTGGGCCGGGCGCTGGGTCTTCGCGTGCTGGCGGCAGCCGGCGGCGCCGACAAGTGCGCCCTTTGCCTGCAGCACGGCGCCGAGCAGGCCTTCGACTATCGCGAGCCGAGCTGGACCGAACAGCTCAAGGCGGTCACCGCCGGTCGCGGCGTGGATGCCGTGCTCGATCCGGTCGGCGGCGATTACACCGCTCAGGCGCTGCGCCTGCTGGCGTTCGGCGGCCGGCTGCTGATCGTCGGCTTTGCCGCCGGAGCGATTCCTGAAATCCCGGCCAACCGGCTGCTGCTGAAGGACCTGTCGGCGCTGGGCGTGATCTGGGGCGCCTGGCGCCGCCGCAATCGGCCGGCCGCAGCACAGCAGATGGCCGACCTGTTCGATCTGTGGCGACAGGGCGCCATCGCGCCGCTGGTGTCGCAGCGCCGGCCGCTGCGCGACGCGCCGCAGGCCATCGCCGATCTTGGCGCGCGCCACACCACCGGCAAGGTATTGCTGATTCCAGAGGACACGAAATGA
- a CDS encoding isoprenylcysteine carboxylmethyltransferase family protein: protein MSAETPRVPLPPPILYAVAIGLGLWLERPLPWPLPGGALRFWSGVVLIALAVALFGLCLRELRRHQTTINPQRAASNLVETGPFRFSRNPIYLSLTVLQVGLGLLAGSTWVLLMLLWVLPVMQRLVIAREEEHLRWRFGQEYADYCARVRRWL from the coding sequence ATGAGTGCCGAAACCCCGCGCGTACCCCTGCCGCCGCCGATTCTGTATGCCGTCGCCATCGGCCTTGGCCTGTGGCTGGAACGTCCCCTGCCGTGGCCGCTGCCCGGTGGCGCACTGCGATTCTGGAGCGGCGTGGTTCTGATCGCTTTGGCCGTGGCGCTGTTCGGGCTGTGCCTGCGCGAGCTGCGGCGCCACCAGACCACCATCAACCCGCAGCGGGCGGCCAGCAATCTGGTCGAAACAGGCCCGTTTCGCTTCAGCCGCAACCCGATTTATCTGAGCCTGACCGTGCTGCAGGTGGGCCTTGGCCTGCTGGCCGGCAGCACCTGGGTACTGCTGATGCTGCTGTGGGTGCTGCCGGTCATGCAGCGGCTGGTCATCGCCCGCGAGGAGGAGCACCTGCGTTGGCGTTTCGGCCAGGAATACGCCGACTACTGCGCGCGGGTGCGCCGCTGGCTGTGA
- the mtgA gene encoding monofunctional biosynthetic peptidoglycan transglycosylase, with protein MSRAARALRGLLRALRCALLIWLAVTVGAVLVLRWLPPPTTSFILQNRIAALRAGYGFYPYPYRWVDYEGIAPVMALAVVAAEDQRFREHHGLDLTGIRQAIRDNQYRNRPRGASTITQQTAKNLFLWRDQSWLRKGIELYFTGLLELLWPKQRILEVYLNIAQFGGSVFGVEAAARTYFDKPAAALTRHEAALLAAALPSPSLLRVDAPSDYLRQRQRWVLNQMRLLGPGYLQGL; from the coding sequence GTGAGCCGCGCCGCCCGCGCGCTGCGCGGATTGCTGCGGGCACTGCGTTGCGCGCTTCTGATCTGGCTGGCGGTGACTGTCGGGGCAGTGCTGGTGCTGCGCTGGCTGCCGCCGCCGACCACCTCGTTCATCCTGCAAAACCGCATCGCCGCGCTGCGCGCCGGGTACGGCTTTTACCCCTACCCCTATCGGTGGGTGGATTACGAAGGCATCGCGCCGGTCATGGCGCTGGCCGTGGTGGCGGCCGAGGACCAGCGCTTTCGGGAGCACCATGGCCTGGACCTGACCGGCATCCGGCAGGCGATTCGCGACAACCAGTATCGCAACCGCCCACGCGGGGCCAGCACCATCACCCAGCAGACGGCCAAGAACCTGTTTCTTTGGCGCGATCAAAGCTGGCTGCGCAAGGGCATCGAGCTGTACTTCACTGGCCTGCTGGAACTGCTGTGGCCCAAGCAGCGCATCCTGGAGGTCTACCTGAACATCGCCCAGTTCGGCGGCAGCGTGTTCGGTGTGGAGGCCGCGGCGCGTACCTATTTCGACAAACCGGCAGCGGCCTTGACCCGCCATGAAGCCGCCCTGCTGGCGGCAGCGCTGCCGTCGCCATCGCTGCTGCGGGTGGACGCCCCATCGGACTATCTGCGCCAGCGCCAACGCTGGGTGCTGAACCAGATGCGCCTTTTGGGGCCGGGCTACCT